Proteins encoded together in one Anguilla anguilla isolate fAngAng1 chromosome 9, fAngAng1.pri, whole genome shotgun sequence window:
- the LOC118236283 gene encoding glutaredoxin domain-containing cysteine-rich protein 2, which yields MADLHRAAGPPKVRFKIASSYSGRVLKHVYEDGQELDSPGEKYPHSFLNGKAPPQLEGEQLCGLQGLPDPGLYPPTGLIAQRINIYRGFRPPEYGELAAEDSRSPVLDFGKIIIYTSNLRIIRSPQRKGEGAKGPLEGREGGEDHVRRTEAGGRSRRRALCSHGDGERAPRGAHQEDPSCPQCGGSGCAPCALCHGSKLSMLANRFNESIRALRCPACFPDGLQRCQSCAP from the exons ATGGCGGATCTCCACAGGGCCGCGGGACCCCCAAAAGTGCGGTTCAAGATCGCCTCGTCCTACAGCGGGCGGGTCCTGAAGCACGTGTACGAGGACGGGCAGGAGCTGGACAGCCCCGGGGAGAAGTACCCGCACAGCTTCCTGAACGGCAAGGCCCCCCCGCAGCTGGAGGGGGAGCAGCTCTGCGGGCTGCAGGGCCTCCCGGACCCCGGCCTGTACCCCCCCACCGGGCTGATCGCCCAGCGGATCAACATCTACCGCGGCTTCCGGCCACCGGAGTACGGCGAGCTCGCCGCGGAAGATTCTAGG tCGCCAGTTTTGGACTTTGGGAAAATAATAATCTACACCAGCAATCTGCGGATAATCCGCTCCCCgcagaggaagggggagggggcgaaAGGGCCCCTCGAGGGTCGAGAGGGGGGCGAAGACCACGTTCGCAGGACGGAGGCGGGGGGACGTTCGAGACGGCGAGCTTTGTGTTCCCACGGAGACGGCGAGCGAGCGCCGCGCGGCGCACACCAG GAGGACCCCAGCTGCCCCCAGTGCGGGGGCTCCGGCTGTGCCCCCTGTGCCCTGTGCCACGGCAGCAAGCTGTCCATGCTGGCCAACCGCTTCAACGAGTCCATCAGGGCCCTGCGGTGCCCCGCCTGCTTCCCGGACGGGCTGCAGCGGTGCCAGTCCTGCGCGCCATAG